One window of the Caldibacillus debilis DSM 16016 genome contains the following:
- the sdaAA gene encoding L-serine ammonia-lyase, iron-sulfur-dependent, subunit alpha: MFRTVKELVELAESRNKKISDIMIEQEMLMSGKSREEIVSRMEKNLEVMEQAVERGLKGVASRSGLTGGDAVLLQAYIEKGDFLSGEILLDAVSKAVATNEVNAAMGVICATPTAGSAGVVPGTLFAVKNKLHPSREQMVAFLFTAGAIGYVIANNAFISGATGGCQAEVGSAAGMAAAAIVEMAGGTPSQCAEATAITLKNMLGLVCDPVAGLVEVPCVKRNAMGAANAIVAADMALAGVKSRIPCDEVIEAMFRVGQAMPQTLKETAQGGLAATPTGRRLEAKIFGTAKNE, encoded by the coding sequence TTGTTCCGGACGGTGAAGGAGCTTGTCGAACTGGCGGAAAGCCGAAACAAGAAGATCAGCGACATTATGATCGAACAGGAGATGCTCATGAGCGGCAAAAGCCGGGAAGAAATCGTTTCCCGGATGGAAAAGAACCTTGAGGTGATGGAACAGGCGGTGGAACGCGGGCTGAAAGGAGTGGCTTCCCGTTCCGGCCTGACGGGCGGGGATGCGGTCCTCCTGCAGGCGTACATCGAGAAGGGGGATTTCCTTTCCGGCGAAATCTTGCTCGACGCGGTGAGCAAGGCCGTCGCCACCAATGAAGTGAATGCGGCCATGGGCGTCATCTGCGCGACCCCGACGGCCGGAAGCGCCGGGGTCGTGCCGGGGACGTTGTTCGCCGTCAAAAATAAATTGCATCCCAGCCGCGAGCAGATGGTCGCCTTTTTATTTACCGCCGGGGCGATCGGGTACGTCATCGCCAACAACGCCTTCATTTCCGGGGCGACCGGCGGGTGCCAGGCGGAAGTCGGCTCGGCTGCGGGCATGGCCGCGGCGGCCATCGTGGAAATGGCCGGGGGAACGCCGAGCCAATGCGCGGAGGCGACGGCCATCACGCTGAAAAACATGCTCGGGCTGGTCTGCGATCCGGTCGCCGGGCTGGTGGAGGTTCCCTGCGTGAAACGGAACGCCATGGGGGCAGCCAACGCCATTGTGGCGGCCGACATGGCGCTTGCCGGCGTGAAGAGCCGGATCCCTTGCGATGAAGTCATTGAAGCCATGTTCCGCGTAGGGCAGGCGATGCCCCAAACCTTGAAAGAAACCGCACAAGGAGGGTTAGCGGCAACGCCGACCGGTCGAAGGCTGGAAGCGAAGATTTTCGGCACCGCAAAAAATGAATGA